The DNA sequence AGCCAAATCATCTATTGTTTTTTGAAATGACTTTTTCTCAGCCGTGCGGATATCAATGGAGTATAGCATATACTTATCAGGCAGCACTTTTTCTGATGTACCTGTGCCGACGATACCCATAACAGTACCGCTTACATAACCCACATAATTTGATTTCAGAATTCCTGTTAGGATAAAGTCGTGGGTGTAGTCATAGCCAGCTTCGGTATCTCTCAAAAGAGAGATGTGAAGATTAAGGGAAATGGTGTCGCCAATTTTACCTTGAAAATCAAGCATATCCAAGATGTTTTGTGGCAAGGCAATTTCCTCTGCCTTTTCAGGAAGTTTTCCACTTTCAAGCTGTGAATCCGATGGATAAGCAGAAAGGGCGTTTCCCATATATTCTCTAAGCAAAACAGATATTTTGCTGTTTTTTATATCTGCCCTTCCGATGGAAATAACACTGCCTGCATAAGCAAGACGAGGATCTACTGATAATTCACTTGCCTGCTCTTTGGTCAGTTGATGCAAGGTTGCATATCTATTTCCATTCAGATTAATTGCTTGGCTTTGCTGCATAGCACTCAAAATACCAATTGACTGCCCAATTACGGTTGTCATCATGGTGGATAGAATCACTGCAATTAAAATTAGTATAGAGGTGACTTTTTGCGCCCATAGTTCTTTCCATGCAAGGGTACGATAGGATTTCATTTCGCTGTCACCTCCGAGAGAACACCGTCCACAATAACAAATTGCCTGTCTGCCATTGTAGCTATCCGGTTATCATGGGTAATAATCACAAGTGTCTTTCCCATTTTGTGCTGTATATTTTTGAGCATTTCCATTACCTCGCCGCCGCTTTTACTATCAAGATTTCCGGTTGGTTCATCGGCAAAAATAATATCCGGCTCAGCAATCAGGGCACGGGCAATGGCTACACGCTGTTGCTGCCCACCCGACAGCTCATGGGGCAAATGGGTTAATCGGTCGCTGATGCCGAGTAAATCCGTAAGCCGTTTCAGATATGTTTCATTAGGCTCTTTCTTGTCAAGTAACAGCGGCATGGTGATATTTTCCTTTGCTGTCAGAACAGGAAGCAGATTAAATTGCTGAAAGATAAAACCAATTCTTTGTCTGCGAAAAGCAGATAGTTCCTTGTCACTGAAGCTGTAAATTTCTTTCCCGTCATAAGAAAGGTTGCCTGATGTGGGTTTATCCAGACCCGAAAGAATATGCAGCAATGTGCTTTTTCCACTGCCCGATGGGCCCATAATCGATATAAAATCACTGGACGCAATTTCTAAGTTAACCTTGTTTAAAGCAATAACTTTGTTTTCGTCGTTGCCATAAATCTTTGAAATTTCTTTGGCTTCAATTATCATAAAAAACACTCTCCTTATTTTTGTTATAAGGAGAGTGTAAAATATAAATCTCAAAAATCTCTCAAGATTGTAAAATTAAAAAACGAGCGGTTACTTTTGCCCCGTTTGGGATGTTTTCTACTTTTAAATTTCCTCCATGTTTTTGGCAAAGTAGGGAGCATACATAAAGTCCCATGCCAAAATGTTCTTGCTCGTCCCGGTTATCATCTCTTAAAAAGGGGCGAATTCCTTTTTGAAGAAGCGCAGGTGAAAAGCCAGTTCCGTCATCAGATACGCATACAATAATTTTTTCTGTATCATAGGACAGGTTTATTTGGATTGTTGTTTCCGCATATCTTAAAGCATTGCTGACAAGATTTTCGATTACGTTTTGAAGAATAGACTTATCGACAGATACTTCAGTATCAACTCTTGTGGAAGTAAACTTTATTTCTATTTTTTCATAATTGCCGAGAAAGGATATGCTTTGTTCTAATTCCTTTAAAAGAACCGACCAGCGTGTAACTTGCGGAGCATAGTTCCAATCCTCTATTTTTTGAGCGGTAGACATTGCTTCTACATAGGTTTCTATTCGGGAAGTGTACTGGGTTATCAGAGAAAGGGACTCTTTCATGTTAGAATAATCCGGTTTCTCACCTGACAAATTCTTCTCCAATAATTTTGCGCATCCTTTTAAAACTGTTACAGGATTTCTTAAATCATGGGAGAACGCAGCATTCAGCCTTTTTCGTTCTTCCATCTGTCTCCAAAGATCTTGGTTATTCGATTGAAGTTCTATGCGCATTGTTTCAAAAGCGGCGCAAAGTTCTCCAAGTTCATCGCTTGAAAGCTTTTCTACCGTAAAATCCAAGTCTTGCTTCCGTATCCGGTCGGCACTGTTTTGTAAAACAACAAGAGGCTTTTTTAACTTAATACGATAAAAGGTAATGTCAGCCAAGACCAATGATACTACCACAAAGAAAAGTGGCAGGGCAAATTGCAAAATATCGAATAATAAATAGTTTGCATTACGATTATTTTCTTCTGTTGTTGCGTTTTGGTATGAAGAAGCAATCTCGCCATTTTCATCTACAGTAATTTCATATTGAGGGTATGATTCGACCTTGCTTCGAAGTTCCACACATGCCACAAAGGATATGGCAGATAATAACAGCCCAACACACAAAAAGAGTGCGCTAATTACAAAAAATGACTGTTTTAAGCTTCTATTTTTCAACCATTCCATTTATAACCCACCCCCCAAACTGTTTCAATATAGCTGTGAAGTGAAAGTGCGGCAAGCTTTGCTCTTATCTTACGAATATGCTCCATAATGGTATCACTATTCCCATCACCATCAAGTCCCCACACCAAATCGTATATTCGTTCTCTATCAAACACCTGTCCTGCATTCATGGATAAAAGTTCGACAATATCAAATTCCTTTTTTGAAAGAAAAACATCGTATTCTTTTATAGTAACCTGCCTCTTGGAATAGTCTATTGCCATATCTTCAAAGAACCGAACAGTCGACTGCTCCTGTCTGCGGTTTTCACGCCTTAAGTGTGCTGTTACCCTTGCACCTAATTCATCAAGGTCAAAGGGTTTTACAATATAATCATCTGCGCCAGCACTG is a window from the Oscillospiraceae bacterium MB08-C2-2 genome containing:
- a CDS encoding ABC transporter ATP-binding protein yields the protein MIIEAKEISKIYGNDENKVIALNKVNLEIASSDFISIMGPSGSGKSTLLHILSGLDKPTSGNLSYDGKEIYSFSDKELSAFRRQRIGFIFQQFNLLPVLTAKENITMPLLLDKKEPNETYLKRLTDLLGISDRLTHLPHELSGGQQQRVAIARALIAEPDIIFADEPTGNLDSKSGGEVMEMLKNIQHKMGKTLVIITHDNRIATMADRQFVIVDGVLSEVTAK
- a CDS encoding HAMP domain-containing sensor histidine kinase is translated as MEWLKNRSLKQSFFVISALFLCVGLLLSAISFVACVELRSKVESYPQYEITVDENGEIASSYQNATTEENNRNANYLLFDILQFALPLFFVVVSLVLADITFYRIKLKKPLVVLQNSADRIRKQDLDFTVEKLSSDELGELCAAFETMRIELQSNNQDLWRQMEERKRLNAAFSHDLRNPVTVLKGCAKLLEKNLSGEKPDYSNMKESLSLITQYTSRIETYVEAMSTAQKIEDWNYAPQVTRWSVLLKELEQSISFLGNYEKIEIKFTSTRVDTEVSVDKSILQNVIENLVSNALRYAETTIQINLSYDTEKIIVCVSDDGTGFSPALLQKGIRPFLRDDNRDEQEHFGMGLYVCSLLCQKHGGNLKVENIPNGAKVTARFLILQS
- a CDS encoding response regulator transcription factor encodes the protein MSKKILLVDDEKGIVTMMKNYFEMSGYSVYTAYNGNEALQKAAHNPDIILLDINMPDIDGLTVCRRIREHITCPILFLTARIETNDKINGFSAGADDYIVKPFDLDELGARVTAHLRRENRRQEQSTVRFFEDMAIDYSKRQVTIKEYDVFLSKKEFDIVELLSMNAGQVFDRERIYDLVWGLDGDGNSDTIMEHIRKIRAKLAALSLHSYIETVWGVGYKWNG